From Selenomonas ruminantium AC2024, a single genomic window includes:
- the meaB gene encoding methylmalonyl Co-A mutase-associated GTPase MeaB: protein MEQKYTTSKPSWVPEEKNDKFACSVMGGIEGIKDTTVGNINPALQSGTMKPKKRLVMSEDDYVDGVLKGDRMTLSRAITLIESNSPRHFAKAQRVLQRLLPHTGHALRIGITGVPGAGKSTMIEAFGNMLCDDGHKVAVLTVDPTSSVTKGSILGDKTRMGTLSRRREAFIRPSPAGGTLGGVARKSRETMLMCEAAGYDVIIIETVGVGQSETTVRSMVDFFLLVVLTGAGDELQGIKKGIMELADAIVVNKADGDNLVKAKVSRGQYERMLEYIRPATPGWPTHAYMCSAMEKTGLKELWEVIKGFRENTQKSGVWNKRRDSQLLDWMHSMIDEHLHNLFFEDPVITGRMPEVRGAVLDGTISPTQAVAELVKLFDVERAAHRQVDIFHPEQEKG from the coding sequence AAAACGATAAATTTGCCTGCTCGGTCATGGGCGGCATCGAAGGCATCAAGGACACGACCGTGGGCAATATCAATCCCGCCCTGCAAAGCGGGACGATGAAGCCCAAGAAGCGGCTCGTCATGTCCGAAGATGACTATGTGGACGGAGTCTTAAAAGGGGATAGAATGACTTTGTCCCGGGCCATTACCTTGATTGAAAGCAACAGTCCCCGCCACTTTGCCAAGGCTCAGCGGGTGCTGCAACGGCTTTTGCCCCATACGGGGCATGCCCTGCGCATTGGCATTACCGGCGTACCGGGGGCAGGCAAAAGCACCATGATTGAGGCCTTCGGCAATATGCTCTGCGATGACGGGCATAAAGTTGCGGTGCTGACCGTTGACCCGACAAGTTCTGTAACGAAAGGCTCCATACTGGGGGATAAGACCCGGATGGGGACCTTGTCCCGGCGGCGGGAGGCCTTTATCCGGCCTTCCCCTGCGGGGGGAACGCTGGGGGGCGTTGCCCGCAAGAGTCGGGAAACCATGTTGATGTGCGAAGCGGCAGGTTATGATGTCATCATCATTGAGACCGTTGGGGTGGGCCAGTCAGAAACCACCGTGCGGTCGATGGTGGACTTCTTCCTGCTCGTGGTGCTCACCGGTGCCGGGGATGAATTACAGGGAATCAAAAAGGGAATCATGGAACTGGCCGATGCCATTGTGGTCAACAAGGCTGATGGGGATAATCTGGTCAAGGCCAAGGTGTCGCGGGGGCAGTATGAGCGGATGCTCGAATACATCCGCCCGGCAACCCCCGGCTGGCCCACCCATGCTTATATGTGTTCGGCGATGGAAAAGACAGGCCTTAAGGAACTCTGGGAAGTCATCAAGGGCTTTCGGGAGAACACGCAAAAGAGCGGTGTCTGGAATAAGCGCCGGGATAGCCAGCTGCTCGACTGGATGCACAGCATGATTGACGAGCATCTGCACAATCTCTTCTTTGAAGACCCGGTGATTACAGGCCGCATGCCTGAGGTCAGGGGCGCGGTGCTGGATGGCACCATTTCGCCGACGCAGGCCGTGGCCGAACTCGTGAAGCTCTTTGATGTGGAGCGGGCGGCCCATCGGCAGGTGGATATCTTCCATCCCGAACAGGAAAAGGGGTGA
- a CDS encoding peptide-methionine (S)-S-oxide reductase gives MSVVYTKKIYFSGGDFHELQEVFAHVPGVVSTCAGYINGDRDTIYADVAAGEVKAYMGVEVTYNPKKMDISQLLDLLFGVVNPYVPDGQGKARGEMYRAGVFYASAEDEPQVQLHLNFIANRGKAPVVGNAGLTVNDPNSNPKLARKLCAIAAPLENFQPAEAEHQDYLARHPEAETYIDFDKLRAYVKF, from the coding sequence GTGAGTGTCGTATATACGAAGAAAATCTATTTTTCCGGCGGGGACTTCCATGAACTGCAGGAAGTATTTGCTCATGTACCGGGAGTGGTGTCAACCTGCGCAGGCTATATCAATGGGGACAGGGATACAATCTACGCAGATGTTGCTGCAGGCGAAGTCAAAGCCTATATGGGTGTGGAAGTCACCTACAATCCCAAGAAGATGGATATTTCGCAGCTGCTGGATTTGCTCTTTGGCGTGGTCAATCCCTATGTGCCCGATGGTCAGGGGAAGGCCCGTGGGGAGATGTATCGGGCGGGAGTTTTCTACGCCTCAGCCGAAGATGAACCACAGGTGCAGCTGCATCTGAACTTTATCGCAAATCGCGGTAAAGCGCCCGTTGTGGGCAATGCCGGACTGACGGTGAATGATCCCAACAGCAATCCCAAGCTGGCGCGAAAATTATGTGCCATAGCGGCACCCTTGGAAAACTTTCAGCCAGCAGAGGCTGAACATCAGGATTACCTTGCACGTCATCCTGAGGCAGAGACTTATATTGATTTTGACAAATTGCGGGCCTATGTGAAATTCTAG
- a CDS encoding porin: MNKKMAAMMVMAGIMGTSASAMAAANPFSDVPADHWAYDAVVKLAADGVIEGYGDGSFKGNRNITRYEMAQMVAKAMAKNTAGADKAIVDKLAAEFAEELNNLGVRVSNLERNADMLKWTGELRYIFQRTNNESAADSSTNRAELRLFPTAEVNDHWHVKARITARNDMKNDTTTNATLTYIYAEGAYKNFTVAAGKMPLTSTNDEGLVVDDFFSGVQLTFGKKLKTVLEYGRWNLGTFLPGVNNAADYQGIQFNYNSGKVFAGLGYRHLSSDSFKGITGVSANEDNFNIWSAGVNYRFDKNFSLAGAYAQNSSADNYAKAGNICLNYKGINRKNPGTWGAYAAYRYIGQNASLASTYNTISFGGHNRKGWEIGASYVPFKNVTTDVAYFQGKNLKTGKNSNTLFARARFMF, encoded by the coding sequence TTGAACAAAAAAATGGCAGCTATGATGGTGATGGCAGGAATTATGGGAACCTCTGCATCGGCAATGGCCGCGGCCAATCCCTTTTCTGATGTACCAGCAGATCATTGGGCTTATGATGCCGTAGTGAAACTTGCAGCAGATGGAGTTATCGAAGGTTATGGTGATGGTTCTTTTAAGGGCAATCGCAACATAACCCGTTATGAAATGGCGCAGATGGTGGCCAAAGCCATGGCTAAAAATACTGCCGGTGCTGATAAAGCAATCGTGGACAAATTAGCAGCAGAATTTGCTGAGGAGTTAAATAATCTCGGCGTGCGAGTTTCTAATTTGGAACGGAATGCCGACATGCTGAAATGGACCGGGGAATTGCGTTATATCTTCCAGCGGACGAACAATGAAAGCGCGGCAGATAGCAGCACCAATCGTGCAGAACTGCGTCTGTTCCCGACTGCTGAAGTAAATGACCATTGGCATGTTAAAGCGCGTATTACCGCCCGCAATGACATGAAGAATGATACTACTACGAATGCAACCTTGACCTATATTTATGCAGAAGGCGCATACAAAAACTTCACGGTTGCCGCAGGTAAGATGCCATTGACCAGTACCAATGATGAAGGCTTAGTTGTGGATGACTTCTTCTCAGGGGTACAGCTGACATTTGGCAAAAAACTCAAAACAGTGTTGGAATACGGACGTTGGAATTTAGGGACTTTCCTTCCTGGTGTAAATAATGCTGCAGATTATCAGGGCATACAGTTTAACTATAATTCCGGAAAAGTTTTTGCTGGCTTAGGTTATCGCCATTTGTCTTCGGATAGTTTCAAAGGCATTACAGGCGTAAGTGCCAATGAGGATAACTTTAACATCTGGTCCGCTGGTGTCAACTATCGGTTTGACAAGAATTTCAGTCTGGCAGGAGCTTATGCACAAAACTCCAGCGCAGATAATTATGCAAAGGCTGGCAACATTTGCCTGAACTACAAGGGAATTAATCGCAAAAATCCCGGTACCTGGGGCGCTTATGCAGCTTATCGTTATATCGGGCAGAATGCCAGCCTGGCATCCACTTACAACACGATATCCTTCGGCGGCCACAACCGCAAAGGCTGGGAAATCGGAGCATCTTATGTTCCCTTTAAGAATGTGACGACGGATGTAGCTTATTTCCAAGGCAAAAATTTAAAAACTGGCAAGAACAGTAACACGCTCTTTGCTCGTGCCCGCTTCATGTTCTGA
- a CDS encoding [FeFe] hydrogenase, group A, giving the protein MPKSYQENELSSIIRIDESKCKGCDTCKSFCPADAIDGPYGANHRINSERCLQCGQCLVNCPFGAIEDTADVVDQVIEKLQDGKTTVVATVAPAVRVALGEEFGMEPGKLITEQMYGALKQAGFKIMDVNFAADNTILEEGTELIHKIQKYVLQKPVTEELGPLPQFSSCCPAWVRYMELYHPDLRQHLSSAKSPQGMAGPVAKIYGAKEIWKVEPEQIFCVGVYPCTAKKLEASRPEFTAAADYWKKQGHTATYQDTDVVLTTRDLARLLKKLDIDVRNVQPAEEKDNPLAEYTGAGTIFGATGGVMEAALRTAYFVLTGQELADLSYKPVRGLAEVKSAEIPLKLKDGGQEITLKIAVVHGTKNVEPLLAEIKAGKSPYHFIEVMNCPGGCVNGGGQPINPMGTSWTGKFKAILPWS; this is encoded by the coding sequence ATGCCAAAATCCTATCAGGAGAATGAATTATCCAGCATTATCAGGATTGATGAGTCGAAATGCAAGGGCTGTGACACCTGCAAGTCGTTTTGTCCGGCTGATGCTATTGATGGGCCTTATGGAGCGAATCACCGTATCAACAGCGAACGCTGCCTGCAATGCGGGCAGTGTCTGGTGAATTGTCCCTTTGGTGCCATTGAGGACACTGCGGATGTGGTCGATCAGGTGATTGAGAAACTGCAGGACGGCAAGACCACGGTGGTGGCAACGGTAGCACCAGCGGTGCGTGTGGCGTTGGGCGAAGAGTTTGGGATGGAACCGGGGAAATTGATAACCGAGCAGATGTATGGCGCGCTGAAACAGGCGGGCTTCAAAATAATGGACGTCAATTTTGCTGCGGATAACACCATCTTGGAGGAGGGGACGGAACTCATCCACAAAATACAGAAATATGTGCTGCAGAAACCGGTAACTGAGGAATTGGGGCCGCTGCCCCAGTTTTCTTCCTGCTGTCCGGCTTGGGTGCGTTATATGGAGCTATACCATCCGGACTTGCGCCAGCATCTCTCGTCGGCTAAATCGCCGCAAGGGATGGCAGGGCCGGTGGCGAAAATCTACGGTGCCAAAGAAATCTGGAAGGTTGAGCCCGAACAAATTTTCTGTGTGGGTGTCTATCCGTGTACGGCAAAGAAATTGGAAGCTTCACGGCCTGAATTTACCGCGGCGGCTGATTATTGGAAGAAACAGGGGCATACAGCAACTTATCAGGATACAGATGTGGTGCTGACGACCAGAGATTTGGCGAGACTGCTCAAGAAGCTGGATATTGATGTCCGCAATGTACAGCCTGCCGAGGAAAAAGACAATCCCTTGGCAGAATATACCGGAGCCGGAACGATTTTTGGTGCTACGGGCGGTGTAATGGAGGCCGCGCTGCGAACGGCTTACTTTGTACTGACAGGGCAGGAACTGGCCGACCTTTCGTATAAGCCTGTGCGTGGTTTGGCTGAAGTGAAATCAGCGGAAATTCCTTTGAAGCTCAAGGACGGCGGACAAGAAATCACCTTGAAGATAGCGGTCGTTCATGGAACAAAAAATGTGGAACCCCTGCTGGCAGAAATCAAAGCTGGGAAATCACCATATCATTTCATCGAAGTCATGAACTGTCCGGGTGGCTGTGTGAATGGTGGAGGCCAGCCCATAAATCCGATGGGAACATCATGGACGGGCAAGTTTAAGGCAATTTTGCCGTGGTCGTAG
- a CDS encoding iron hydrogenase small subunit: protein MKKYSYEEKGVKISRREFLGFVGIVSAFLWTGVYTMTDLIVDRTKYIKMRTAGLYQDDEKQAKRQSHNNQSLLNMYKSLNFQPMSPLAEELFHTHYIDRSIL from the coding sequence ATGAAAAAATATTCCTATGAAGAAAAAGGTGTAAAGATCAGCCGCCGGGAATTTTTAGGCTTTGTGGGGATCGTGAGCGCTTTCCTTTGGACTGGTGTTTATACGATGACCGATTTAATCGTTGACCGGACGAAATACATCAAAATGCGTACGGCGGGCCTTTATCAGGATGATGAGAAGCAGGCGAAACGTCAGAGCCATAACAATCAAAGCCTGTTGAATATGTACAAGAGCCTTAACTTCCAGCCCATGAGCCCGCTGGCCGAAGAGTTGTTCCATACCCATTATATCGATCGCAGCATCTTGTAA
- a CDS encoding cytochrome b/b6 domain-containing protein has translation MKKFKGNERILHHKLPTRLFHWCLVLSFLPAGFTGLILFFRPLGDAGMNLAMQVHIVGGMVLFIACTLFFLLCPGRVISFWREITTWTDDDYAWMKISGGYIHKFLLLEYEVPPMNKLNSGQKMMGVMVLVGTILLILTGLVLYVALPLVPKEIAFYADRIHLVVGIFLFMCVVGGHIPLGIYNWPEFCSMFGDGTINAQHAQEHHPLWTKHEIKETKK, from the coding sequence ATGAAAAAATTCAAAGGAAATGAGCGTATCCTGCATCATAAATTGCCGACACGATTATTTCACTGGTGTCTGGTGCTCAGCTTTTTGCCCGCAGGTTTTACCGGATTAATCCTTTTTTTCCGCCCCTTGGGGGATGCTGGCATGAATCTGGCGATGCAGGTACATATTGTCGGTGGTATGGTTTTATTTATCGCCTGTACGTTGTTCTTTTTGCTTTGCCCCGGGCGGGTGATTTCTTTTTGGCGGGAGATTACCACGTGGACGGATGATGATTATGCCTGGATGAAAATTTCCGGTGGCTATATTCATAAGTTCCTGCTATTGGAATATGAGGTTCCTCCCATGAATAAACTCAACTCCGGGCAAAAAATGATGGGGGTCATGGTGCTGGTAGGGACGATTTTGCTGATATTGACGGGCTTGGTGCTCTATGTTGCCCTGCCATTGGTGCCAAAGGAAATTGCCTTCTATGCTGACCGTATCCATTTGGTGGTCGGTATCTTCCTGTTTATGTGCGTTGTGGGAGGGCATATTCCTTTGGGGATTTATAACTGGCCGGAGTTCTGCAGTATGTTTGGCGACGGAACCATCAATGCCCAGCATGCGCAGGAACATCATCCACTCTGGACGAAGCATGAAATCAAGGAGACAAAAAAATAA
- the hydG gene encoding [FeFe] hydrogenase H-cluster radical SAM maturase HydG encodes MYNPKSSKADEFINHEEILASLAYADQHKNDVELIDAILSKARECKGLNHREASVLLACDIPEKNEEIYHLAEEIKKEFYGNRIVLFAPLYLSNYCINGCIYCPYHGINKNIPRVKLTQEQVRDEVIALQEMGHKRLAIEAGEDPVNNPIEYILDCIHTIYSVKHKNGAIRRVNVNIAATTVENYRRLHEAGIGTYILFQETYHKDSYEVLHPTGPKHDYAYHTEAMDRAMEGGIDDVGLGVLFGLDKYRYEYTGLLMHAEHLEAKFGVGPHTISVPRICPAEDIDVNTFSNAIDDDTFAKIVACIRIAVPYTGMIVSTRESQKSRERVLHLGISQISGGSRTSVGGYTQETRPEDTVQFDVSDTRSLDEVMKWLIDMDYIPSFCTACYREGRTGDRFMTLCKAKQIQNCCLPNALMTLKEYLEDYASPETKAAGEKLITKNIPQVSNPAAQKTLQKHLQQIEQGERDFRF; translated from the coding sequence ATGTATAATCCCAAGTCCAGTAAAGCAGATGAATTCATCAATCACGAAGAAATTCTCGCCTCACTTGCTTATGCCGACCAGCATAAAAATGATGTGGAACTTATCGATGCCATTCTGTCCAAAGCGCGTGAATGCAAAGGCTTGAATCATCGGGAAGCCTCCGTACTTCTGGCCTGCGATATTCCCGAAAAAAACGAGGAAATTTATCACCTGGCGGAAGAAATAAAAAAAGAATTCTACGGCAACCGCATTGTTCTTTTCGCCCCGCTTTACCTCTCCAACTACTGTATCAACGGCTGTATCTACTGCCCCTATCATGGCATCAATAAAAATATTCCCCGGGTAAAACTTACCCAGGAGCAGGTCCGCGATGAAGTCATTGCTTTACAGGAAATGGGTCACAAACGGCTGGCTATCGAAGCTGGTGAAGATCCGGTAAACAATCCCATCGAATACATCCTCGACTGCATTCATACCATTTATTCCGTCAAACATAAAAACGGCGCCATCCGCCGTGTCAATGTGAACATTGCCGCAACCACCGTAGAAAATTACCGCCGCCTGCACGAAGCTGGCATTGGCACCTATATCCTCTTTCAGGAAACCTATCATAAGGACTCCTATGAGGTACTTCATCCCACTGGCCCCAAACACGATTATGCCTACCATACGGAAGCTATGGACCGTGCCATGGAAGGCGGCATTGATGATGTAGGGCTGGGCGTTCTCTTTGGCTTGGATAAATACCGCTACGAATACACCGGTCTCTTAATGCACGCAGAGCATCTGGAAGCCAAATTCGGCGTAGGGCCGCATACGATTTCCGTACCGCGAATATGCCCCGCTGAAGATATTGATGTAAACACCTTCAGCAATGCCATTGACGATGACACCTTCGCCAAAATCGTCGCCTGCATCCGGATTGCCGTACCCTATACAGGCATGATTGTTTCCACCCGCGAGTCACAAAAATCCCGTGAACGGGTTCTTCATCTGGGTATTTCCCAAATTTCCGGCGGCTCCCGTACCTCTGTAGGCGGTTACACGCAGGAAACACGCCCCGAAGACACCGTGCAATTTGACGTATCCGATACCCGTTCGCTGGATGAGGTGATGAAGTGGCTGATTGATATGGACTACATTCCCTCCTTCTGTACAGCCTGCTATCGGGAAGGCCGCACCGGTGACCGGTTCATGACCCTTTGCAAGGCCAAGCAGATTCAAAACTGCTGTCTGCCCAATGCACTGATGACGCTGAAAGAATATCTTGAAGATTACGCATCCCCGGAAACAAAAGCTGCCGGCGAAAAACTCATCACCAAAAACATTCCCCAGGTAAGCAATCCTGCTGCCCAAAAAACATTACAAAAGCATTTACAGCAAATCGAACAGGGCGAACGGGATTTCCGTTTCTAA
- a CDS encoding ABC transporter permease translates to MNYAVKRFIQLIPILFGITFLSFLLMYLAGSDAVTEMYTNRGVEVAQEIIDEKKAALGLNLPFFQQYINWLWGMLHGNMGVSYVTGEDVLLAFMKKLPATLLLTALSIALTVMISLPCGILAAVRHDKIADIVLRFGSFLGNAMPNFFVGMLLMEFLGIQLGVLPVISSGTDFRSAIMPTLTLAIAMSAKYLRQVRSAVLDELNKDYVLGAKARGISNQVILWKNVMKASMLTIMTLLALSIGSLLGGTAIIESIFMWDGVGKLAVDAINMRDYPIIQAYVMWMAIIYVLVNLVADIIYHHLDPRIRLGVNAK, encoded by the coding sequence ATGAATTACGCGGTAAAACGCTTTATCCAGCTGATACCGATTTTGTTTGGCATTACGTTTTTATCGTTTTTGCTGATGTATCTGGCGGGCAGCGATGCGGTGACGGAGATGTATACTAACCGCGGCGTGGAAGTGGCGCAGGAAATCATTGACGAGAAGAAGGCGGCTTTGGGGCTGAACCTGCCATTTTTTCAGCAGTATATCAACTGGCTTTGGGGCATGCTGCATGGCAATATGGGCGTTAGCTATGTGACCGGTGAGGATGTGCTGCTGGCTTTTATGAAAAAACTGCCGGCAACCTTATTGTTGACGGCGCTTTCCATTGCCCTGACGGTCATGATTTCCCTGCCCTGTGGAATACTGGCGGCGGTTCGTCATGATAAAATCGCGGATATTGTGCTGCGTTTCGGCAGTTTCCTGGGTAATGCTATGCCGAACTTCTTTGTGGGGATGCTCTTGATGGAGTTTTTGGGCATTCAGCTGGGCGTGCTGCCGGTCATTTCCAGCGGTACGGATTTTCGGAGCGCCATTATGCCTACCCTGACTTTAGCGATTGCCATGTCGGCCAAATATCTGCGGCAGGTGCGCAGCGCGGTGCTGGATGAACTCAATAAGGATTACGTGCTTGGGGCGAAGGCTCGGGGCATAAGCAATCAGGTGATTCTCTGGAAAAACGTGATGAAGGCTTCGATGCTTACGATTATGACCTTGCTCGCGCTGTCTATCGGCAGTCTCCTGGGGGGCACGGCGATTATCGAAAGCATCTTTATGTGGGACGGGGTAGGCAAACTGGCCGTGGATGCCATCAACATGCGGGACTATCCCATCATTCAGGCCTATGTCATGTGGATGGCCATTATCTATGTTCTGGTGAATCTGGTGGCAGACATTATATACCACCATCTTGACCCGCGTATCCGTCTGGGGGTGAATGCCAAATGA
- the nikC gene encoding nickel transporter permease has translation MSQAIAPTIRVQNVRQNRLQRKLWFFGGLALLLILASFFSDYLCPYDPYLQDMSMTKAAPSAEHLLGTDRYGRDMLSRVIAGSKTSIFSTLLLVSFIAVFGSIIGIICAWAGKWVDTLLMRLSDMFLAFPGLVFALAVAAVLGGGVHNAIFALAAISWPKYARLARSQTLALQSSTFMQAAKMAGSGTCKIIRKHVLPNIAGPILVTAMLDIGTMMMELAGLSFLGLGAKPPIPEWGSMMSDTRNLLPTQPWVTLSPGFAIFFSVMIFNLLGDTVRDYLDPKNRK, from the coding sequence ATGAGTCAGGCAATAGCCCCGACCATCCGGGTACAGAATGTACGTCAAAATCGCTTGCAGCGCAAGCTCTGGTTCTTTGGCGGGTTGGCCCTTTTGTTGATTCTTGCCTCCTTTTTCAGCGACTATCTCTGCCCTTATGACCCTTATCTGCAGGATATGTCAATGACTAAGGCAGCGCCTTCGGCAGAACACTTGCTTGGCACGGACCGTTATGGCCGGGATATGTTATCAAGGGTCATTGCCGGCAGCAAGACCAGTATCTTTTCCACCTTGCTGCTCGTGAGCTTTATTGCGGTCTTTGGCAGCATTATCGGCATTATCTGTGCCTGGGCGGGAAAATGGGTGGACACGCTGCTCATGCGCCTGTCCGATATGTTTTTGGCTTTCCCGGGGTTGGTATTTGCTTTGGCGGTGGCAGCTGTTTTAGGGGGCGGCGTTCATAATGCCATCTTTGCCCTGGCGGCCATCAGTTGGCCGAAATATGCACGCCTGGCCCGCAGCCAGACCTTGGCTTTGCAGTCATCGACCTTCATGCAGGCTGCAAAAATGGCGGGCAGCGGTACCTGCAAGATTATCCGCAAACATGTACTGCCCAATATCGCCGGGCCAATTCTGGTGACGGCCATGCTGGATATCGGTACGATGATGATGGAGCTGGCGGGACTCTCATTCCTTGGTTTGGGGGCTAAGCCGCCCATTCCGGAATGGGGCAGCATGATGAGCGATACCCGCAATCTTTTGCCCACGCAGCCTTGGGTGACGCTATCCCCGGGCTTTGCGATTTTCTTCTCGGTGATGATTTTCAATCTGCTGGGGGACACCGTGCGCGATTATCTTGATCCGAAAAATAGAAAGTAA
- a CDS encoding ABC transporter ATP-binding protein codes for MSEIIRYEHVDISYNGELAVHDISFSLGAGEILGIVGESGSGKSTLIKAALGMLGRDGLVTRGDIYYKGLDLPDISDKEMQKICGTEIGMIFQMAGNSFCPIRTVGAQIKEMMAAHGNENAAAVKAEACALFTKFGFSEPERIWDSYPFELSGGMQQRVGVAAAMLLKPKLLLADEPTSALDVTVQKQVIEEMLLARKLFGTAIILVTHNIGVVRAMADKMLVLHQGEMMEYGKAGEILANPQSPYTQKLLAAMPRLRRRAADGYDTANCAS; via the coding sequence ATGTCAGAAATTATCCGTTATGAACATGTGGACATCAGCTACAATGGGGAACTGGCTGTCCACGATATCAGTTTTTCCCTCGGTGCAGGGGAGATTTTGGGCATCGTCGGGGAAAGTGGCAGCGGCAAGTCCACGCTGATTAAGGCTGCTTTGGGGATGCTTGGCCGGGATGGGCTGGTGACGCGTGGCGATATTTACTACAAGGGACTCGACCTGCCGGATATCAGCGACAAGGAAATGCAGAAAATCTGCGGTACGGAAATCGGCATGATTTTTCAGATGGCAGGCAATTCTTTCTGCCCCATCCGTACCGTAGGTGCGCAGATTAAGGAAATGATGGCGGCTCATGGAAATGAGAACGCTGCGGCCGTAAAGGCAGAAGCCTGTGCGCTCTTTACGAAGTTTGGCTTTAGTGAGCCGGAGCGCATCTGGGACAGCTATCCCTTTGAATTGTCCGGGGGGATGCAGCAGCGTGTCGGCGTGGCGGCCGCCATGCTCCTAAAGCCGAAGCTTCTCTTGGCCGACGAACCCACTTCGGCACTCGATGTTACCGTGCAGAAGCAGGTCATTGAGGAAATGCTTTTGGCGCGGAAACTCTTTGGTACGGCTATTATCCTTGTGACCCATAATATCGGTGTCGTTCGGGCTATGGCAGACAAGATGCTGGTGCTTCATCAAGGGGAAATGATGGAGTATGGCAAGGCGGGGGAGATATTGGCAAATCCCCAGTCGCCCTATACGCAAAAACTTTTGGCGGCGATGCCAAGGCTAAGGAGGCGGGCAGCGGATGGATACGATACTGCAAACTGCGCATCTTAA
- a CDS encoding ABC transporter ATP-binding protein, with product MDTILQTAHLKKVFPRKDGEDIVAVDDVTFSLKKGEKLAIIGESGSGKTTVARMIAHLLEPTAGQVMLAGEDITNAGGAKLKEVYTRMQMVFQNPVDSFDPRCTLGDGISESLLNHGKSKRQAAEMTKNLLALCGLGEEFAQRYPHEVSGGQCQRAAIARALAIEPELVILDEATSALDVTVQAEVLDLLNRLQEDRGIAYLFICHDIALVQDFCDRVIVMHEGKIVEEGIPDEIINNPQQAYTKKLIDSVL from the coding sequence ATGGATACGATACTGCAAACTGCGCATCTTAAAAAAGTCTTTCCTCGCAAGGATGGGGAAGATATTGTGGCGGTGGATGATGTTACCTTCTCCCTGAAAAAAGGTGAGAAGCTGGCCATTATCGGGGAAAGCGGCAGCGGTAAGACCACCGTAGCCCGCATGATTGCCCATTTGCTGGAACCAACGGCAGGTCAGGTTATGCTGGCCGGAGAGGACATCACGAATGCCGGTGGCGCGAAGCTCAAAGAGGTCTATACCAGAATGCAGATGGTCTTTCAAAATCCCGTGGACAGTTTTGACCCGCGTTGCACATTAGGGGATGGCATCAGCGAGAGCCTGCTGAACCACGGCAAAAGCAAACGGCAGGCGGCAGAGATGACGAAAAATCTGCTGGCGCTCTGCGGTCTGGGAGAGGAATTTGCTCAGCGATATCCGCATGAAGTCAGCGGCGGCCAGTGCCAGCGGGCGGCTATTGCCCGGGCCTTGGCTATTGAGCCGGAACTGGTCATTCTCGACGAAGCGACCTCGGCGCTTGATGTGACGGTGCAGGCAGAGGTCTTGGATTTGCTGAACCGCCTGCAGGAAGACCGGGGCATTGCCTATCTCTTTATCTGTCACGATATTGCGCTCGTGCAGGATTTTTGCGACCGGGTAATCGTGATGCACGAAGGCAAAATTGTGGAGGAAGGCATCCCAGACGAGATTATCAACAATCCTCAGCAAGCATATACCAAAAAGCTGATTGACAGCGTTTTGTAA